One genomic segment of Natronospira proteinivora includes these proteins:
- a CDS encoding glutathionylspermidine synthase family protein: MRTEPWPLEPADATRLLQRFRAEHYKWDIYHDGEPTLLPDAIILSREEHEFLVEAAESAWSALRELESRVCADERYLEAVGVPSALWPAIQQQPVDQPRVSRCDFHYSSDERWYITEFNEDCPGEMGECAGYQALMSEYVLPWMSGLSCPGDLRQSLIKALSPWQRIGLVHASAWSGDLQQVSLIADWLRQSGREAVVGSPANLQVDADGQAWLFDQAVDVLFRYYPGEWISELPNAADWERLACQHPLMSPLSALASQSKRFYALAEVESLGLSERARDCLSTWFPDSVLPEPAHQDDYLRDQSSWVLKGSFGRMGNAVRIGALLSPNDWRLAINQALTKPAAYALQAAFEPAPLWFSSGARYASLGMFLVNGRFAGYSSRVHVHPIINYEACHVATLVETT; this comes from the coding sequence ATGAGAACCGAACCCTGGCCGCTGGAACCTGCCGATGCTACTCGACTGTTACAACGCTTTCGAGCCGAGCATTACAAGTGGGACATCTATCATGATGGTGAGCCGACACTACTTCCAGATGCCATTATATTGAGTCGGGAAGAACACGAATTCCTGGTCGAGGCCGCCGAATCGGCCTGGTCGGCACTGAGAGAACTGGAATCGCGAGTCTGCGCAGATGAGCGCTACCTGGAGGCAGTGGGTGTGCCATCGGCTCTTTGGCCTGCTATTCAACAGCAGCCCGTCGATCAGCCCAGGGTCAGCCGCTGTGATTTCCATTACAGCAGTGATGAACGTTGGTATATCACCGAGTTCAACGAGGATTGCCCGGGAGAGATGGGGGAGTGTGCCGGATACCAGGCGCTGATGTCTGAATATGTCCTGCCCTGGATGTCTGGTTTGTCGTGCCCGGGGGATCTTCGCCAGTCCCTGATCAAGGCCCTTTCCCCCTGGCAGCGTATTGGTCTGGTTCACGCTAGTGCCTGGTCGGGGGACTTGCAACAGGTCTCACTGATTGCTGATTGGCTGCGACAGTCCGGCCGAGAAGCAGTGGTTGGATCACCAGCCAATTTGCAGGTGGATGCCGATGGTCAAGCCTGGCTGTTCGATCAGGCGGTTGATGTGCTATTTCGCTATTACCCGGGAGAATGGATCAGTGAACTGCCCAATGCAGCCGATTGGGAACGCTTGGCTTGTCAGCATCCGCTTATGAGCCCTCTATCCGCCTTGGCTTCTCAGAGTAAGCGCTTTTATGCCTTGGCAGAGGTGGAATCCCTGGGGTTGTCGGAACGTGCACGTGATTGCCTCTCCACGTGGTTCCCCGATAGTGTGTTACCTGAACCGGCACATCAGGATGATTATCTGCGCGATCAATCCTCCTGGGTGCTCAAAGGAAGTTTCGGTCGCATGGGGAATGCGGTTCGTATTGGCGCCTTGCTGTCACCAAACGACTGGCGCCTGGCTATTAACCAGGCACTGACCAAGCCCGCAGCCTATGCCCTTCAGGCAGCTTTCGAGCCCGCTCCCTTGTGGTTTTCCTCGGGTGCGCGCTATGCCAGTCTTGGAATGTTTCTGGTGAATGGTCGGTTTGCTGGTTATAGCAGCCGCGTTCATGTCCATCCCATTATCAACTATGAAGCCTGTCATGTCGCAACGCTGGTTGAAACTACTTGA
- a CDS encoding deoxyhypusine synthase family protein yields the protein MGGIREFIDSHYHHFNARELKAASQALLAHLDSGGRLFISLAGAMSTAQLGKSLAPAIRQGMVHGICCTGANLEEDVFRLMGGNRYVSLPNWRDLTPADEQALNDRQLNRVTDTAIPDEVMQQVEEQLITRWRAAADSGRSAMPSEFMQDLLRDPGLRKQFQDPESSWLLAATERQVPVWTPGWEDSSSGNAFSAAVMRGEVSSHSCVMAGTEQMNRLVRWYLENCDPEPGIAYLQVGGGIAGDFAICVTPLISRELQMPDTPRWGYFCQISDADSSYGGYSGAPENEKITWSKLGPETPRFNIHSDATIVMPLMLAYLLDM from the coding sequence ATGGGGGGAATACGGGAATTCATCGACAGTCATTATCACCATTTCAATGCCCGTGAACTCAAAGCGGCCTCTCAGGCATTGCTTGCCCATCTTGATTCAGGCGGGCGTCTGTTCATCTCCTTGGCAGGTGCCATGAGTACCGCTCAACTCGGCAAGAGTCTGGCGCCAGCCATCCGGCAAGGGATGGTCCACGGAATCTGCTGTACTGGTGCGAATCTGGAAGAGGATGTGTTTCGCCTGATGGGGGGTAACCGCTATGTATCATTGCCCAATTGGCGAGATCTGACACCGGCTGATGAGCAGGCATTGAATGATCGTCAGCTCAACCGGGTGACCGACACGGCCATTCCGGATGAAGTGATGCAGCAGGTGGAGGAACAGTTGATCACCCGGTGGCGAGCGGCCGCCGACAGTGGGCGCAGTGCCATGCCGTCTGAATTCATGCAGGACCTGCTGCGAGACCCGGGATTGCGCAAGCAGTTCCAGGATCCGGAATCCAGCTGGTTATTGGCGGCCACCGAGCGTCAGGTGCCGGTCTGGACCCCAGGCTGGGAGGATTCAAGCAGTGGCAATGCCTTCAGTGCTGCCGTCATGCGTGGTGAGGTATCCAGCCATTCCTGTGTCATGGCAGGTACTGAACAGATGAATCGATTGGTGCGCTGGTACCTTGAGAACTGTGATCCCGAACCGGGCATAGCCTATCTACAAGTGGGCGGTGGTATTGCCGGTGATTTTGCTATCTGCGTGACACCGTTGATCAGCCGGGAACTACAGATGCCCGACACCCCGCGCTGGGGGTATTTCTGCCAGATCAGTGATGCTGACTCGAGCTATGGAGGTTATTCCGGCGCTCCGGAAAACGAAAAAATCACCTGGAGCAAGCTGGGCCCCGAGACCCCCCGATTCAACATTCATTCAGATGCCACTATCGTGATGCCCTTGATGCTGGCCTACCTCCTGGACATGTGA
- the ccoS gene encoding cbb3-type cytochrome oxidase assembly protein CcoS produces the protein MNIIFVSIPIGIILVALAIAAFFWAVRSGQYDDLDSPAYSILMDEDREERQRRAQQKTKAQKAQDDESPAQDKDDGESRY, from the coding sequence ATGAACATCATCTTCGTCTCCATTCCCATCGGCATCATCCTGGTCGCGCTGGCCATTGCCGCCTTTTTCTGGGCGGTTCGCAGCGGGCAGTACGATGATCTGGACTCGCCGGCCTATTCCATCCTGATGGACGAGGACCGGGAGGAACGCCAACGGCGGGCCCAACAAAAAACAAAGGCACAAAAAGCGCAAGACGATGAGAGCCCCGCCCAAGATAAGGACGACGGGGAGTCTCGCTACTGA
- a CDS encoding sulfite exporter TauE/SafE family protein, giving the protein MGSELTFLAAFIAGLAGSLHCLGMCGGIAASLGMAGSVGTNARRGWLNALLYNVGRITSYAVIGAAAAGLVMALGIAVGRPDWGGLLRLVTAFILIAIGVQLAFNWAGLRRIEALGGRVWQHLAPLARRFMPPKTPLHALALGGLWGWLPCGLVYTMVLAASVSGNPINGAAIMIAFGLGTLPAMTGTSLMGQQAQRLRQHPAFRQLAGALLIFFGLWTAFFPLSSLMPGHGDHSHSHVQEVGQHQGHHDSGI; this is encoded by the coding sequence ATGGGATCGGAACTGACTTTCCTGGCCGCCTTTATCGCCGGCCTGGCCGGCAGCCTGCATTGTTTGGGGATGTGCGGCGGTATTGCCGCCTCCCTGGGCATGGCGGGTAGCGTGGGCACCAACGCGCGGCGTGGCTGGCTCAATGCCCTGCTCTATAACGTGGGGCGTATTACCAGCTATGCCGTGATTGGCGCGGCGGCGGCTGGGCTGGTGATGGCCTTGGGTATTGCGGTGGGTCGACCGGATTGGGGCGGACTGCTGCGCCTGGTCACCGCCTTCATCCTGATCGCCATTGGCGTTCAACTGGCCTTCAACTGGGCGGGTCTGCGGCGCATCGAGGCCCTGGGCGGGCGGGTCTGGCAGCATCTGGCCCCCCTGGCCCGGCGTTTCATGCCCCCAAAAACACCCCTGCATGCTCTGGCCCTGGGCGGACTCTGGGGCTGGCTGCCCTGCGGTCTGGTCTACACCATGGTGCTGGCCGCCTCGGTCTCCGGAAACCCCATAAACGGCGCTGCCATCATGATCGCGTTCGGCCTGGGCACCCTGCCGGCCATGACCGGCACCAGCCTAATGGGCCAGCAAGCCCAGCGTCTACGACAGCACCCCGCCTTCCGCCAGCTCGCCGGCGCCCTGCTCATTTTCTTTGGCCTCTGGACTGCCTTCTTCCCCCTCTCCTCCCTCATGCCAGGCCACGGAGACCATTCCCACTCACATGTCCAGGAGGTAGGCCAGCATCAAGGGCATCACGATAGTGGCATCTGA